The genomic DNA aggggggagggataaattgggagattgggattaacatatacacactacttactatatataaaatagataaataataagaacctactgtacagcacagggaactctactcaatactctgtaatggccaatatgagaaaagaatctaaaaaaacagtggatatatgtatatgtgtaactgattcactttgctgtacacctgaaactaacgcaacattgtaaatcaactatactccaataaaaattaaaaaacaaacaaagaagaacaCAAAGAGGGCACTGTGGTTGGAGCATACTGGGCTCAGTGAAGAGTGCTATAGACTGCTGGGGGGCTTCATGTTGTTAGAAAGATTGTGAATCTGGTATTAAATCCTTTGATGAATATGGTGTAGTGACCATGAGTGTGGCGGTGGTCAACATTTAGGAGGCCCAGAGGGAAGTCTTCCTGGATGGGAAAACACAAAGGGAGATATTTCAGATAGATTAAACATACAACCGAATGAGGCTGAAAATGTAGACTAAGGTTATGGTCTGAAGACCTTGGTTTGGGGAGAAGTATACTTCCATAGAAAGAAATCAGATTAGATAGATTAGGTGGGCTCAGGATTCTAATTGGGATACTGGTTAAAAGATGTTCTAGGATGTTCTGGGTCTTAAATGACAGTCTCTCGTTGAGGTCCAATCTGAAATGTTTCCAATCTCATCTGGGCTTTGGGGTTTAAAATAGGTTAGACAAAAAAGACAGTAGCAAAGGCTGACCTGATGAAAGATGTTTTTGGCTTCTCTGTTTATGCCTCTTTGGGTTTGTGCTTCTCAGCAGCTGTCTCAGAATGTCTGTCTCCTAGCTTCTCTCTTAATGGCTCCCCACATCCATATCTCTGAGAATCTGTCGGTCATCTCTGTTCCTCTCAATCTCTTCCTCGACATGTTTCTCTGTACATGGCTCTCAGAATCTCCATCTTTGGATATCCATGTCTGGGTTCTAGAATCTGGTTCTTTGTCCCTTCCTTCGTGTGTCTGTACTGTAATTATCTCTTTTTCCAATTGAACTTTTTCCAACTTCCCTCTCGTAAGGCATGAACCTTTTATTATTCCTCTGGTTATCCCCAGTGCCCCGCACAGAGCCCGGCATATAGGAGTCTCTCAGATATAAACATATGAATGTTGAATGGAGGCTTTTTCCGAGGAGTAAGGTACACATGCTCAAtctcctgtccccctccccccagcggAGCTGGCCGTCTGCCCAAAGGCCGGAGGTTGTGGTGGTGCGATGCTGCTACTCGTTGTTTTCTCCCCCGGGTGAAATAACTCTCGGCCGGGACCTTGCCTGGGCCTGCTCTCGGGTCTTGGACGCTAGCCGCCGGCACTCGCCGTTTGTCCTTAGCCGCGGACAGCCAGTCtcgccggccccgccccgcggCTCTGCCTCGGCCAACCAGCGAGCGCCCGGCAGTCCTGCTTGTAGAGAGGCCGGCGCAAGATGGCTGCTGCGTGTCGGAGCGTGAAGGTAACCGGGTCTTCGTCCCTGCTTCTTGCCCCGCTGCACCTGCTGGGACGGCGCGGCCGTAGAACTAGGGGGGAGAGGTCGGTGCTGGCAGAAAGGGTTACTCTTATCGAGGCCTGCTGTTGCGGCGGTTGGCCTCGGGAGGTGAAGGTCAACTCTCTGGGGCACGTGCATGCGGGGTGTCTGGATGGGCTTCTGGGGTATGAGACACCCAGAGGTCCCATCGTTAAAGTGAGGAGGCACATCTGGGTCAAACCGCAGGGGTGACCAGGAGCCTCCCTCGCAGAAGCCTGGAAAATGGGCAGATGCAAGGGTGGGGGTGGTCTGTACAGTATAGTTGTTGACCGTGCCCCTCTTCACAGGGTCTGGTCGCCGTAATAACCGGTGGAGCCTCGGGCCTCGGCTTGGCCACGGCGGAGCGACTGGTGGGGCAGGGGGCCACTGCTGTACTTCTCGACCTGCCCAACTCGGATGGGGAGACCCAGGCCAAGAAGTTAGGGAAGAACTGCGCCTTTGCCCCAGCGGACGTAAGTGGGATTACCTCACCTCTCCCATGGGGTCCCTTTTCATAAGGGTACCGTCTATGTGGGCAGTGGACCCATCTCCTTTTCCCTTTTGGCCTGAGCCATTTTCAAAACGCCTGCGGTAAGGAATTTCTAAAGCTGGGTTTCACAACGGAGGGGTTGGGAATTGGCCATATCAGAATCTCTTCAAGGAAGTATGTATAGTTTGAAAATGCATATTGTGCcctgtaattttatatttacaaagtCAAAAAACTTTTCATGAAACAAACTACAGGAAGTAAAGCTTGACGAAATTATCTTAGCAGGTACGGGTACAAAAAAGCTAGTTTATCTTCATATCAATAATTCTCAAAACTTCTCTGATCCACAGCAGTTGAGAATCTCCAGGGGTATGTGAATTTATCAGAAGAGGGTATggatttcaaaaatgttttgaaacacTGCTCTGTATTACCTAACATTTTCACCTTTGTCCCACTCTTGAGTTTTCTTTCTCCTGGCCTCTCCCTTGCTTACACAATTCTCTTGTCACTCAAAGAGTGAACCTGCCTTGCCCTCCCCTCCTCAAGATTTAGTGGTATGTGTGTGATGGGAGATGAATACCTTCTCCACTTCTCCCTTTGAAGGTGACCTCAGAGAAGGACGTGCAAGCAGCCCTGACTCTAGCAAAAGAAAAGTTTGGCCGTGTGGATGTGGCAGTCAACTGTGCAGGCATTGCAGTGGCCAGCAAGACATACAACTTAAAGAAGAGCCAGGCCCATACCTTGGAGGACTTTCAGCGAGTTCTCAATGTAAGGCCTTAGAGGTTCTCCAGGGGTAGTAGTAAGAAGTATTTGGCTGTGGGTGTCCCCAAAGCTTTTAGGGGACAAAAGACTGCTTCTGCTTTAGGTCCTACACCATGTTTCTACTGGTCCTCCAGGTGAATCTCATAGGCACCTTCAATGTGATCCGCCTGGTAGCTGGTGAGATGGGCCAGAATGAACCAGACCAGGGAGGCCAACGTGGGGTCATCATCAACACAGCCAGTGTAGCTGCCTTTGAGGGCCAGGTGTGTGAGTAGGGGCAAGGCTTGTGCCTTGGTGACTTGTTGGGGCCCCTTCCCCCTGTGACCTCCACTCCTTCTCCAGGTTGGACAAGCTGCATACTCTGCTTCCAAGGGGGGCATAGTGGGCATGACACTGCCCATTGCTCGGGATCTGGCTCCCATGGGCATCCGGGTGATGACCATTGCTCCAGGTAGACATATCCCCTCCCTGCCACACCTGGGATTGGATGGGATCTGTGGGCAATTGAGAGGGGAAGGTATTTACCATCTAAACAGCAGCAGCCTTCTATCTCTGGGCATAGGGAAGCACCACAAGTAGGGTTAAGGTGAGGAGGGACCAGGTAAATATGAAAGCGAGGGTGGGTCTCTGACTCTGGTTGTCTTGTCTAGGCCTATTTGGCACTCCGCTGTTGACCACCCTCCCAGATAAAGTGCGCAACTTCCTGGCCAGCCAGGTGCCCTTCCCCAGCCGACTGGGTGACTCTGCTGAGTATGCTCATCTGGTACAGGCCATCATCGAGAACCCATTCCTCAATGGAGAGGTCATCCGGCTGGATGGGGCCATCCGCATGCAGCCTTGAAGGGGGAAGGCAGAGAAAACACAGGCTCCTCTGTCCCTCCTCTTCCTGGAGTACTCTACTCCAGCTTGGGAGGAAGCCCAGTAGCCATTTTGTAACCTCTGCCCACCAGTCACCCTTCGTGCCTAATAAAGTCTCTTTCTCACAGGGGAGCGAGCAGCACTGTGTGCTGGGGGAACTGGCATGGGGAAGAAAGGTGAATGGGTGAAGACTCTGACAGGGTTGCATGCTCAGAGCCCAGGGGTGGGGCGGGAAAGGCAGTACCTCACACCTTTTGTGTCCTATTACAACACGTGGCCTTGATTTTAGTGAATAACTTTATTACCTAGGGTCAAAGGTGGGGGTGCTGGCTCAGCTCTCCCACTGGGAAATGGATCATCTTCCTCTCTTGACTCAGCCTCTGTGAGCTTGATtgatggaggagggagagatgacCATCCAGAGCTCAGCGGCTGCTGGTGTTGAATTGCAAGTGATACTGGGCTGTAGGTTGATTGGTGTAGATTATTGAATTCAGATAGAAATCCAGAGGCCTCAGGTGATgagccttccctctctccctggccCTTGCCATCCGTCTCCACCCTCCCTTGGCATTCATCCCTGCTGCCACCCCCTAGAACTCACTGGTCTTTTTGCTCCTTAGCCAGCTGCTGGTTGAAGGAGCCTAGTACCCTCCGAAATTCAGCACACAGctccctctcctgctcttctAGCTCCATTGCTGCCTGGGCCAAGCACATGGGCTGGCTTTCCCATTTGGTATCCAGTGCTTGTTCGGTCTGGCGCTGTGCCTCCTTTTCATGGTGTTGCACCTCCTGTACTTTCCTGATGGCAGCTCTCTGCTCTAGAATCACGCCCTTCCAGCAATAgggcaggaccctgtggggagCCATAGGGTTTTGGGCGACCTGGGGGTTCTCAGTCAGTACTTCACTTGTGATCTGGTTTTGGTTCTCCATGAGGTTGTCCTCCTGTTGGTGCTGATGCTCACGGCGCTGCTGCTTAGCCATCTTAGCTACCTGGTGGGGCCCCCGAATGTGAGCATTTGGATGCCCAACCTCAGGGAACTCTCAGTCACAGGGGAGGGGGAGACATGGCCCTACTCTCCTCCATCTCAGGGAGAGAAGGAACAGATACTGCATGGCCTTTGAGTGACTTaaggtgggggaaggggtgaAATGGGCAGGGAACTCCCCTGCCCTCTGGAAGCCCTTAGACTaagaggctggggaagggagggcagtGTTCTGTTCTCAGGTCATCCTGAgtctggaggtggggaaggggaccGTCTGCCCTAAGAGGGCCCTTGGGTGAAGGGGGAAATCCTCAGGTAGATGAGAGGGCTGGTGTTGATTCAAGAAGGGTTGTGAGGGGAAAGATGTGGCTGAGGTTCCCCAGGACTTTGTTCAGGGGACTGGGGAGAGCCGGGTGCACTGGATGGCTCTGGCCATACGTACCTGGGCCTTGTTGGCGTTGGCCATGGCAGACATTATGGCCTTGTGGCAGCAGTCCTCCAGCTTGGCCAGCTGGGTGGCCTGCAAGTCCATGGCTAGGCGCAGCTGTTCACTGAGCATATCTACACAGAGAAATATGGTCAGGGCACTGTACTGGCTTGCTGCATTTCTGGTTCACTCATTCAGCCATTTGTTCAGCAAGCTTTgtggatgtatgtgtatgtatgttttgGAAGGGGGTAATGTCCTCATTGGAGGGATGTGTGGAAGGAGGTACTCTTTGGGGCCAGGGATAACCAAAGTGACAGCAACAAGAATTTCTCAGGTCCCTCACTGAAAGATGCCTCCAATGGACCGGAGTCTCAATGCAGCTCTGTTGCTtctgggctgtgtgaccttggggaaatcatttcatctctgagcctcagtctaaGGGCCATGTGTTGGGTTCTGAGGATACCAATGAATTAGATCCTGTCCTCAGAGAGTTCCTTGTCTAATGGAGGAGATGGATCAAATGTAGATCATCATACCACAATGTGGTAAGGGCAATGACAGAGATGTATGTAGGGCATTAAGAGAGCTTTGGGTGAgaggaaggcttccaggaggaggtgatCCTTGAAATACATGTTGCATATAGTCAGAAAGGGCAAAGGGCATTCCAGGCTGCAAGCACAGCATGAGCAAATGTATTGAAACTTTGCTTCAATCCAGCCACACCAGTCTCCTTGCTGTTTCTAGAACATGCCAGACGTTCCTGCCTCAGGGATTTGCAATAAACGTTGCTCTTGTCTCATGCTCTTTTGCCTCcctcaggtctttgctcaaatgttacTGCCTCAGTGAGGCCTTCTGTCTCTCCTACCTAAAATTGCCACCTGCCTGCCCCCAACATTTATCCtccttctctgatttatttttctccctagcaTTTGTCACCATCCAATATACCCTacattttacttaattatttttgtcTATTGCCTGTCTCTCTCCTCACTAGAAGGTAACCCTTGTGaaagcagggatttttgtctgttttatccaCTACCATGCCCTAGCACCTGcatcagagcctggcacatagtgggtgctcagtaaatatttatcaaatgaatgaaggaagccaAGAAACAGCATGGTTTGTATCTTAAATTACAAATAGTCTGCTCTTCCTAGAGCATAAAATGCAAGTGACTAGGGAGCTCTACAGGGGCCAGACTAAGGACTAAAAACTTGACCCTGAAGGTGGTGGGGAACATGGAAGGATTTTAAGTAAGGAGGGTGACACAGATCTGCATTTTAGAAAGCTCCTTTTGGTGGCCAGTATAGAGGACAGTCAGGCTGGTGGGAGACAGTTGATGTAGGGAAGCCATCTTGGAGGCTAAGGCAGTAGGCCGGTTGGGAGGGCTCAAACCAGGCCAGTGATGGAAAGGATGGAGGGGAAATATATGGAGGTTACATCAGCAGTACTTGATGGATTGGATGAGGGAGTAAGGGAGAAGAAAGACTTGGATGCTTTCCAGGGTCCTGGCTGGGATGACTCCATGCATCGTGTGGCCACCACTGGAACTAGATACAGAATTTAGAGCAGGTTAGGGAGCACTGATGAATTGTTTAGGAAGCTGAGTTGGAGGTGGTCCGCAGGCACCTGGATATCTGATTCTGCAGGTAAAGAGTCCTCAGCACAGAGGTGGCGACATTTTAGCTGAAACCAGAATGAGGACCGAGGGTGCCTGAGGCAAGTATGCAGGGTAAGGAGTGCGCCAGGGACAGAGTCTCAAGAAGGAAGAAGTAGAAGGAAGAGGAATCCATAAAGGGCAGACAGAGGAGGAATGATCGGAGAGCTACAAGCAGAATGTGCTGTCACAGAAGCCAAGGAAGAGAGAGGTTCAAGAAGGAAGATGTGATCATAGTCAAGTGTAGCAAGAAAGTCCCAGTCAAGGAGAAAAGACTGAACAGAGCCTCTTGTACCTGATAACACAAAGGGCATTGATTTTAGTAAGAGCAGTGTCAGTGAAGTTGTGTGGGGAGAAATGAAATCTCAGGGGTTGAGGTGTGACTGGAAAGTTCAGAAGGAAAGAGCAAGTGGAAGCAGATTTTTCAGAAAGTATGGTTGTAAAGGAAAACAGCTAGCTCACAGCATCTAGAGGAATCACAGAGTGGAGggagacttttgtttttttcctaagaagGGTTAGACACAAGCATGCTTACAGCCTTCACAGAAGGGGCCAGTGGAAGGGCAAGTGTTGAGAACCCAGCGGGGAGTACCTAAGGGAGCACAGCCTGTGTGGGAGGCAGGGGGAATGGGGTCCAGAGCATAGGTTGAGGGGTTGGCTCTGGAGAGGCACAGGGACACAGATTTCAGAGACTGGAGGGCGGGGGAAGGGAGGATAGGGGTGCCTTGTTTCATTTCACTCTTCGTAGCAACCCAGAGAGGAAAGATaagccccatttttcagatgaggtcCAGAGGTGAAGTAAaatgcccaaggttacacagccagCAAGTAGTAAGTTGGGATTTGAATCCGGATCTCTCGAGGAATCAGCCCATGCTCCTTCCATGACATTACACAGACTCTCTCCCAGCATTCTGCTGTCCCTGTTGCCTTGCTCTACCTTCTCGTAAACCTGCCTGCTGCCATTGGGCAGCTGGCCCCTGGTTCCACTGCAACTGTTCTGACAAAAATCACCAAATACTCCTAATTTCCAAATCTCATTTACCAAATCTCATTTTCAAGTCTCATTCTTTTCCTATCTTAACTTCTCTGGGGCATTTGATGTTATTGATGACTCCCTCTCTGAAACTTCTCCCTTGGCCTCTGAGTTCCCAGTTTCTCATGGTGACTGACAGCAAGTGTGGCATAGCAGTcaagagtgcaggctctggagccagcctgcctgaGTTCACTTCCTGCACTTCCCGCCTCCATCACCCACTAGCTGTATgattttgggcaagttatttaacatctctgttcttcagtttccTCCACCGAAGATAGGGATACTACTAGTACTTGCCTCATAGGGTTGTCGTGAGGATAAATTGAGTTAATACATGGTAGAAAGCTTGacacagtgtctggtacacagtaagtgctcagcaaAGGTTAGTTCTTCCTTTTGCTACCTGCTCTGCCTAGAATGACCTTTTCTCATTCCCACTCTCTACCTTGCCGAAATTGTACCCAACTTTCCCAAACTGCTTCCTGACAGCGGGCCTGTGCAAACCCCCTACCCTGCCTCCTTTCCTTTGTGAGAACTGACCACTCCCATATTGATGTTTCCTCCGTGTCCTATATATACTTCTATCACAGTATCGCTCATAGTACCTAATGCAGCGTTAAAGTATAGATATGTGCTGGTAAATGActtgtgcatgtatcttttcctctTACTCTACACTGATTTTCTGGAAGGCATGGTTCTGTGGGTTCCTGGAGGGTAGGGTGCCTTTCTTGTTTACTTTGGTCAATTGTTCATTCAACAATGATTTATTGAGCTCCTGACACTGTGGCAGACAATGTACTAGGCAACTGGGATATAGGGGTGGAAATGAGATATGTGGTTCATCTTCAGTGAGCTGACATTTTGGAGAGAAGACAGACATTCCACAAATACTTTCAGATACTTAGTTACCTCTGTGATAAGCGGTATAACAGAACAGGGTGCTATAACAGGGGTGGTTTTAAAGGTGAGCAGTGTGAGTAGATAAGAGATGGTCCTTGCCTGTGAAAGGCTTACTCTAATGGAAAAGGGGGACATAGCCACAGATGTCATAGTAATATTGATAATAGCTACTGGTTATTGAGCACTGACGCTTGTGCTTTACTTACAgtatctcatttcattctcataCGAGCTCTTTGTGGTATggattcatttcctcattttaaagataaggaaactgaagcacagagaggaaaaTTCATTTGCCCAAACcagctagtaagcagcagagccaTTAGGTTTGTCTTCACTGTGCTGCCTCCAGGTAATGGAGTGCCAGGCTGATTGGGGATCAGTGGCTATACTGTCAGTTGATGAAGGAAGTCAGGGAGGTTGGGGCCTGCTCAGTCTAACCTTTCAGCATCAGCCCCTATGGGTAACTGGACCTCCCCACACAGTTCTGGTCTTCTGGGCGCTGTATCCAGCTCAGGATGACTCCCCACTAGGCCTCAGGTCACAGCCTGGAGGGCCCCGCTGCTTACCTGCACAGTTCTCCTCAACTCTGGCTTGCTGTTGCTCTTGCAGCGGCTTCTCCAGGCTGTGCATGAACTCTTCCTGCTGCATTCTCAGGCATATGGCCCTGTCCAAATCTTCCCCAGAGAAGCACTGCAGGCTGGTTGGGCCCGAGTGGGGATCATTGTCACCAAGATGAGCTGGAAACTCCCTCCAGAGTCGGTCTGAATCCCAAAAGTCAAGTTTACGCCTTTTCTtgagctgctgcttctgcttccGAAACTTGCATTTTCTTGGCCAGCCGACCTGTCCGTTCTGCCTGTTCCTTCTGTAGTATCTGAGCCACCACATCATATTGCACCTGGTTGGTACCTGGGGGTGGTGGGTAGGGGCATGGAGAAGGCCCCACGGGAGGGACAGAGCCCACTCAGCACAGCCACTGTTCCCAAAGGTCAATCTGGTTTGTCTTACCACACCCCAGGCCTCAGGCCCCACTCCGAAGCAGAACTGCCCTGCCTTATCCCACTCGGCCCTTGCTTTTCTTATTTGGCTGGTCCCTGGCCTTGGGCTTTTACCATAAGCTGCCACCTTGCTCTGCTTTTTTGCCTTCCTAAGCTTTTTCTCTTCCACCTGGCTGTTCAGGGCTTCAGCATCCACCTGATCCCAAAGAAATGAGTTAAATCAAGGTACGGGCCCAGCAGTGGGCCTCGAATGCTCTAACATAGACTGCTCAGAATTTACGTGCTTCAAAATCCTCCTATAGGATCTCCAGTACCTACTGGATAATGTTCTACCATCTCAGCATGATTTGTAAGTCCCTCAGTGGTCTagcctcttcctctgtctccagcctcatctcaccctcttcccctctcccaccctcagaAGCTCTGCTTACAGTTCCCTGCACATCTTAGGCTGTTTCATACTGATAGCGTTTGCTCCAGCATCTCCCTCCACTTGGAacactccttcctcccctctttacccaaactcctattcatcccttAAGACCAGCTCAGACTTCACTTTCCTGACCCCTCCAGCAGGTGCTACTCCTATAGAATCTAGGGCCCACTGCCCACACTATAATGAAGTTTGCCTCTATTGATTATCTCCTACACCAGACTGTGAGCCTGCTAATGCCAGAGACTGGGCCTTAGTCAGCTTTGTATCCCTACTGCCCaacccagtgcttggcacagagcaggcccTGAGGAAACGCTTACCAACTAGATCTCGGTCACACCACTCATCCACCCAGCCAGCaatctattttttcttaaactgtcaatattttctctttattttgattataattcatttaaaacatttcaaaatagtGCAAAAGGGAATACAGTTTAGTGAAGAGTAAGTGTCCCTCCCATCTCTGTCCCTCAGGCTGGTtaacagtttctttcttttaaatatatttatttattttattatttatttggctgcactgggtcttagttgcagcacgcaggatcttcgttgcagtatatgggatcttttagttgtggcatgcgggatctatttccttgaccagggatcgaaccccggccccctgcattgggagcacagagtcttagccactggaccaccagggaacagTTAACAGTTTCTTATGTAGCCTTCCAGAAAGAGTTTAGGCATATGCATGCAAtaccaaatattcttttttcttttttaatatatttatttatttatttatggctgacaaaatattggctattgggtcttcgttgctgggcgtgagctttctctagttatggcgagtgggggctactcttcattgcgtcttgttgtggagcatgggctctagagcacaggctcagtagctgtggcacatgggcttagttgctccgcggcatgtgggatcttcccggatcagggctcaaacccatgtcccctccattggcaggcagattcttaaccactgcgccaccagggaagcccccaaatattcTTTATAGACTTCTTTCGGCTCCATTTGCCTGTCTCTTGAGAACCAGGCCACTTGGCCCAGAGCTGACTGGAGAAGTCAGCTGTCACTGGCTCCTCTAACCCCAGTCTCTTCCCCTGCACCCCCAGTCCCCTTTCCCAGGCTCTTCCCACACGTGGGGGTGAGTGCCTTttcaccctcctccttcctttctagcCCTACAGTCTGCTTGAATCAGGGAGGGGCTGTGATGGGCACTGCTATGTTCCTCTCCAGGTGTAAGAGTGAGGTGGCCCCTGGTCCAGAGAAAGTCCTTGCTGCCCACTCACCCGCATTTCTCTGGTCCACACATTGAAGAATTGGCTCTGTTGCTccttttcttgatttcttctagCCTCTATGGCTGCCACCTCCTTGGGATGTGGTGGTGGGTCTACCTTATACATCTGGAGCAAGAGTGAGGTGAATGGCCAATCAGTGCTAACCATCCTCCTTGactacacccccacccccattccattCTCCCCACAGTATCTTACCAGTTATTGATTCCTACTGATTTTACTTCCTGACATATTTCATATCTGTGTTCTCCATCTCTGCTGTCACCACCCTAATTCAGGCCTCACAAGCTGGTGCCAGACAGTATTCCCAGGAGCCTTACTGGCCTCCCTTGCTCTAGTGTTATGCTCTCTACCTCTTTCTCTGCCTTGGCTAC from Lagenorhynchus albirostris chromosome X, mLagAlb1.1, whole genome shotgun sequence includes the following:
- the HSD17B10 gene encoding 3-hydroxyacyl-CoA dehydrogenase type-2, translating into MAAACRSVKGLVAVITGGASGLGLATAERLVGQGATAVLLDLPNSDGETQAKKLGKNCAFAPADVTSEKDVQAALTLAKEKFGRVDVAVNCAGIAVASKTYNLKKSQAHTLEDFQRVLNVNLIGTFNVIRLVAGEMGQNEPDQGGQRGVIINTASVAAFEGQVGQAAYSASKGGIVGMTLPIARDLAPMGIRVMTIAPGLFGTPLLTTLPDKVRNFLASQVPFPSRLGDSAEYAHLVQAIIENPFLNGEVIRLDGAIRMQP
- the RIBC1 gene encoding LOW QUALITY PROTEIN: RIB43A-like with coiled-coils protein 1 (The sequence of the model RefSeq protein was modified relative to this genomic sequence to represent the inferred CDS: inserted 2 bases in 1 codon), with the translated sequence MYKVDPPPHPKEVAAIEARRNQEKEQQSQFFNVWTREMRVDAEALNSQVEEKKLRKAKKQSKVAAYGTNQVQYDVVAQILQKEQAERTGRLAKKMQXFRKQKQQLKKRRKLDFWDSDRLWREFPAHLGDNDPHSGPTSLQCFSGEDLDRAICLRMQQEEFMHSLEKPLQEQQQARVEENCADMLSEQLRLAMDLQATQLAKLEDCCHKAIMSAMANANKAQVAKMAKQQRREHQHQQEDNLMENQNQITSEVLTENPQVAQNPMAPHRVLPYCWKGVILEQRAAIRKVQEVQHHEKEAQRQTEQALDTKWESQPMCLAQAAMELEEQERELCAEFRRVLGSFNQQLAKEQKDQPLDFYLNSIIYTNQPTAQYHLQFNTSSR